In a genomic window of Thalassophryne amazonica chromosome 12, fThaAma1.1, whole genome shotgun sequence:
- the ptger4c gene encoding prostaglandin E receptor 4 (subtype EP4) c, translating to MMINDTFVFVDTNVSELPPPLSVSHNHSAFPTLRLESTSLVISATMFAVGVLGNLIAIVVLCTSKKEQKETTFYTLVCGMAITDLLGTCFTSPVVIATYVWSRWPGGALLCHFFSFSMLFFGSAGMSILCAMAVERYLAINHAYFYSQHVDRTTARFALMITYLASIVLSILPSFGFGQHVRHFPGTWCFLDWRATDLLGACYSFLYGGVMLLLIAVTVLCNLAVCRSLVGMNQRTGIVRTELCEQGGSKRCFPRLPSVASAAEIQMFWLLVFMTIVFLICSIPLVVRIFVNQLYGPAHVAAGGKPDYRSDLLAIRFASFNPILDPWVYILCRKNLLLKGCGRLKRTMSQVKDGRDNTAWEAGQNSPPSVHSNDTSYASLRTAGYRNDVEQQLPVRNKSFTDFTVKQTCDYDTDQVSFHPFGVETCAIRG from the exons ATGATGATCAACGACACCTTTGTATTTGTGGACACTAATGTTTCTGAGCTGCCGCCGCCTCTGTCCGTCAGCCACAACCACAGCGCGTTCCCGACGCTCCGGCTGGAGTCCACGTCTCTGGTCATTTCGGCCACGATGTTCGCCGTGGGTGTCCTGGGGAACCTGATCGCCATAGTGGTGCTGTGCACCTCCAAAAAAGAGCAGAAGGAAACCACGTTCTACACGCTGGTGTGCGGGATGGCCATCACGGATCTTTTGGGCACGTGCTTCACGAGCCCGGTGGTGATCGCCACCTACGTGTGGAGCCGCTGGCCCGGCGGAGCGCTGCTGTGCCACTTCTTCTCCTTCTCCATGCTCTTCTTCGGCTCGGCCGGGATGTCCATCCTGTGCGCCATGGCCGTGGAGCGCTACCTGGCCATAAACCACGCGTATTTCTACTCCCAGCACGTGGACCGGACGACGGCGCGCTTTGCGCTAATGATCACCTACCTGGCCAGCATCGTGCTCAGCATCTTGCCCAGTTTCGGCTTCGGCCAGCACGTCAGACACTTCCCCGGAACGTGGTGCTTTCTGGACTGGAGGGCGACGGATCTACTCGGCGCGTGCTACTCGTTCCTGTACGGCGGCGTGATGCTGCTGCTGATCGCAGTGACGGTTCTGTGTAATCTGGCGGTGTGCCGGTCGCTGGTGGGGATGAACCAGAGGACAGGGATAGTccggacggagctgtgtgagcaGGGAGGGTCGAAGAGGTGCTTCCCGCGGCTGCCCTCCGTCGCATCAGCGGCAGAGATCCAAATGTTCTGGCTGCTGGTCTTCATGACCATCGTTTTCCTGATCTGCTCCATCCCCTTAGTG GTGCGGATCTTCGTTAACCAGCTCTACGGTCCTGCTCATGTTGCAGCCGGAGGCAAACCGGACTACCGCAGCGATCTACTGGCGATCCGCTTCGCCTCGTTCAACCCGATTTTAGACCCGTGGGTGTACATTCTGTGCCGAAAGAACCTGCTGCTGAAGGGCTGCGGCAGACTGAAGAGAACAATGTCTCAAGTTAAAGACGGCCGAGACAACACTGCCTGGGAAGCAGGTCAGAACTCTCCTCCGTCTGTGCACAGCAACGACACCAGCTACGCGTCATTACGCACAGCCGGCTATAGGAATGATGTGGAACAGCAGCTTCCAGTCAGGAATAAATCATTCACAGACTTCACGGTGAAACAAACGTGTGACTACGACACCGACCAGGTCAGCTTCCACCCGTTCGGCGTCGAGACTTGCGCGATCCGTGGCTAA